A stretch of Ipomoea triloba cultivar NCNSP0323 chromosome 13, ASM357664v1 DNA encodes these proteins:
- the LOC116001701 gene encoding uncharacterized protein LOC116001701 — protein MAARQIQRRLLSLLAARQPQFQTPGRRFRESSWPFLSSTSSFLSRDDIHSRRLGTLAEASKQDGETGGEELESCSVSANSAPSPINSNTMIKQMTSNLKISPRHDLLMFFTCKRCETRSMKSVCRESYYKGVVVARCDGCNNLHLIADRLGWFGEPSSVEDFLAARGEEVKKGSPETLGLTLEDLAGKSNLEKC, from the exons ATGGCAGCTCGACAGATTCAACGGCGCCTTCTGTCTCTCCTCGCAGCCAGACAGCCTCAGTTTCAGACCCCTGGCCGTCGCTTCAGAG AATCGTCCTGGCCTTTTCTTTCCTcaacaagttcatttttaagcAGGGATGACATTCACAGCAGACGTCTAGGAACACTTGCAGAAGCCAGTAAACAGGATGGTGAAACTGGTGGGGAAGAACTTGAAAGTTGCAGTGTATCTGCTAACTCTGCCCCTAGTCCAATCAACAGCAATACCATGATAAAGCAGATGACATCAAATTTGAAGATCTCTCCAAGGCATGACCTTCTTATGTTCTTTACATGCAAGAGATGCGAAACCCGGTCCATGAAGTCAGTTTGTCGTGAGTCATATTACAAAGGGGTCGTGGTGGCTAGATGTGACGGGTGCAATAATTTACACCTCATTGCTGATCGGTTGGGGTGGTTTGGAGAACCTAGTAGCGTGGAGGACTTTCTGGCTGCTCGTGGGGAGGAAGTGAAAAAAGGTTCTCCAGAAACTTTAGGTTTAACACTTGAAGATCTGGCTGGAAAGAGTAATCTTGAGAAGTGTTAG